The genomic window TCAAGGAAAGTAGTGACCGGTAAAAAAGAGATGGAACTAAAAACTAGAGAGTAAAGATCAACTATTCAAGGAAACAATATGACTTTTCATATAATAGCATCCAATTAGTTATTCCCTAATGATTCAGCTAAATCAACATGTCATAATTGCAAATGCACATTCCTTAGCAGGGTTGTTATGGCGAATTTTGTGCAGACACTTCCATATTTGATCAAATTAAATAAAGGATTATACTTAAATCCCAAAGTGGAACAGGGCAGTTTCAGGGTAGAGAGCAACCCAATTAGAGTTGGGAAGATCTTCGAAGCTaatattgataagaataactaaaagATTCGGACATTGCCAACAATCCTATGTCACTACGAGCAGCAATATATTttgtttaaataaaattaaataaataagaaacGGAGGAAAATATTCGTGAAAGAATATGATACCCATCCCGAGTGCTGAGAGCTCGACCTCATTATGCTGTTGCATGTACCTCTGCAGATAATCGATAATAATGAGTcagaacagagagagagagagagagagagagagagaggaataaAACGTGTACCTTGGCGAGATTCACGTAGAAGAAGAGAGGCTTCTTTGTGTTCGAAACCTGAATGCGATTCTTCTTGTACGAATCAGAGATGTTGATGTTGTTAACTCCCTCCGTTATCCCTTCCATTTTTACCTTCtatttccttctctctctctctctctctctctctctcacacacacacacacacagacaaAGACGATGAATCAAAAAACCCTAACCGGTTGTTTACAGCAGCTCCTGATGTAGACTACAAAGTACAACCACCTCGATGCACCTCAACGTAGAACGAacaaaactctctctctctctctctcaacccACCTTGGGCCAAGATCATTGGGCCTCAAAATCTCttattgtttttattattggGCTGCTCCTTTTTTAACAACAATAAACTATCTTACACTATCTTACACTTTTCTTCTAATACAAAAACTCCATGACCAAAAAAGAAGACGGGAAATGGAtcttctcaattgttaaaaaaaattgagaatgtAAAGTGTGATTTCTAACCTTTCATTATTCTCTCTCATGTTTATTCTTAATcacacttataaaattaatggtgtaagatcacactttactccctcaattattaaaaaagaaattcAGAGGATCCAGATTTGGGAATTACACTCTAGAGTCAACCATATGTACATACATGATTATGATGATGTATAACATTATATTTGTTAGTTTAATTAAGTTTACCATCGTGTTATATTATACCTCTCATCTCTTACTACTTGTGTTTCTGCTTACCTCACCatgtaaaatttaaaatgaaaaaagtAATTTGTCGTGTTATTGTATAAATCCACCCGTTTGCCCATAGAAttccatctatatatatgttttttcATGTGTTGTCTAACGAAACGGATTTGGCTCATTGTTCGTATAGGACCTTGCTATTATTTTCGGGAAAGTCTAATGGCCAGCAGATTTATTAAAATCTGGCTAGCACTTAGccagcaaaagaaaaatgagtgatTCTCTactattagatgaaatctcataccattaaataCATTATTGATGTCTAATTAATAGCTACAACTTACAAAATCTGCTGGCCCTAGCACttcttaatatttaaattaatttttttctggaCTTTATTGCTTAAATTATTTTTTGCTGATGGATCAGGCATGAAGCATGTGCATTTAACAAAGCtaggaaattaaattaaaggtgTGCAAGTTTCACTTTCAAGACAAGGCATATCAAGCAAATTAGAATCCATATTTGATTTTCTGTCACTTTTGAAATTCGAAAGcgtcattaattaattaatggtaGATAGCTTTCTTAGAATCTATATAGGATTCCTTCATGTTCGTCCAAAAGAGAAGCTAGCCAATATAGCTATATGCCTTTTGTTTGTTACAatcttaaaatatatattttcaaaataacaCGATTACAACTAAGATATAATTGGCACGTACAATCATTTCTAACTTTATTATTATatagtctatatatatatatatgatatgatgataaaattaaacaaaagcaAATGTGAATGTAAATGTAAATATGTAATGGTCCTTTCTCATCATCGATGACATTAGTATTTTTTATAGCATCCCTATAATAATGCACAATCGTAAAGCAAGTGGGGTTCTgtatgtattttaatttaatttgtggaTTTATTTGCAACATCTAGCGGTGTAAAATGCATTAAAATGAATCTGAATTCTCAACATTGATGCAGATAAGATCCAACAAATCATTCGTTGTCCCAACTCCTTTGCTATTATTAACTTGCCAGTTGATCCGATCCACTTGAAATTACATGACAATTGACAGGTACTGTTTGACAATAATATATACTTCCACAAAAACAtttcaaaaaaagaagaaaaaatttaagTGGCACTGCATGAATAATGGAATATATAGTTTTTAGAGTATAGCATATTTTTTTCATCAACCACGCACTACTGAAGATATATATCACATTTATGACTCGTATATTATTCAAGTTGGTGGTGATGTGAAAATGTGAAAATCCATGTATAATAAAACGAAGAATTCGATCTAGTGGATACTCAATAATTGGGCAGGGGGTCATCATATCCGGTGCAAgaaattaattattgaatatgAATATCTTTCGAGTTTCTGGTTCCAATTGAATATCTAGATACAGCCTAAGAGTTTATTGAAATTATTGAAATCATTTTAGTTTTACAAATTTTCCAAAAAGAAGTACAAATTATTTCAAGAGGGCCACATAAAATATCATAGTATAGATTTGAATACACATAAAggataatttttaaaagattttttgatGAAGACAAGATGATATAGTGTGTAAGAAACTGTTAATGACGTTAAATTTTAATGTAAAGGTACATTAAATGGAAAACTAGAAGAAAAAGCAAAACTACTAGTGACGTTATTGTCTTTGGAGGGATACGAATCCGCAACGTGGAAATGAGGTGTcatcgaaaaagaaaaagaaaaatccacAGTGGATGTAACTAATGGGATAGGGACACGTGGCACACATGTAGTGCTGCTCTATATATAGGGCCCAGTCCACTAAGACTAATGTGTGTgttgaaagaagaaaaataatgaagGAAAGTGTAGAAAACCCTCTGCAATTAAAATCAGTGAACCACATATCCTTGATATGCAGTTCTTTGGAAAAATCTATGAATTTCTACCAGAACCTTCTTGGATTTTTCCCAATCAGGAGGCCAGGATCATTCAAATTTGATGGCGCATGGTAtgtatttactatttatttatttatttaaattattgttTACATAAAGAGAAATGAAGgagattattaaaatttattgttttttattattatttagttattaattcaatttttttagtgtaatttttttaatttaatcatCAAATAACATATTTTATCTcacacttttaaatattaatagttaattaattatcaaatacaataaattttaatGGCTCTATAGCGTTTCTCTTTATATCATGCATGTGATAGAATTCAAATGGATCCATGATGACAGGCTATGTGGATATGGGATTGGAATTCACTTGCTGCAAGCAGAGAATCCAGAGAAGgttgtgaagaagaatgaaattaATCCGAAGGACAATCATATATCATTCCAGTGCGAGAGCATGGGGGCAGTAGAGAAGAAGCTGAAGGAGATGGAGATAGATTACGTGAGGGCAAAGGTTGAAGAAGGTGGCATCCAAGTGGATCAGCTGTTT from Arachis ipaensis cultivar K30076 chromosome B09, Araip1.1, whole genome shotgun sequence includes these protein-coding regions:
- the LOC107616684 gene encoding uncharacterized protein LOC107616684, whose amino-acid sequence is MKESVENPLQLKSVNHISLICSSLEKSMNFYQNLLGFFPIRRPGSFKFDGAWLCGYGIGIHLLQAENPEKVVKKNEINPKDNHISFQCESMGAVEKKLKEMEIDYVRAKVEEGGIQVDQLFFHDPDAFMIEICNCDSLPVIPLTAAPAVTSSSCSLVNLTNTIIPNTHQLAQ